Proteins co-encoded in one Haladaptatus sp. ZSTT2 genomic window:
- a CDS encoding DUF5783 family protein, translating into MTEFDPEKFEDKYVHYFSQLQQAYKSAFNRMNDEYDSQLIHAIDQQVLNESEPFYEGDGEFRIDIPENPHERVTAVIVDDEKLDAVLSVYLDYINEELKAVFDLRE; encoded by the coding sequence ATGACCGAGTTCGACCCGGAGAAGTTCGAGGACAAGTACGTCCACTACTTCTCCCAACTCCAGCAGGCGTACAAGTCAGCGTTCAACCGCATGAACGACGAGTACGACTCTCAACTCATCCACGCCATCGACCAACAAGTGTTGAACGAGAGCGAACCGTTCTACGAGGGCGACGGCGAGTTCCGCATCGACATCCCAGAAAACCCCCACGAGCGCGTGACCGCGGTCATCGTCGACGACGAGAAACTGGATGCTGTTCTCTCGGTGTATCTCGACTACATCAACGAAGAACTCAAAGCCGTCTTCGACCTCCGCGAATAA
- a CDS encoding NifU family protein translates to MSTESREPEDDLEERVMNFLRRNFPQIQMHGGSAAIQDINREEGSVTVSLGGACSGCGISPMTIQAIKSRMVKEIPEINQVHATTGMDGMDEGMGHGMTPNFPGDDDSDENEGPQAPF, encoded by the coding sequence ATGAGCACGGAATCCAGAGAGCCAGAAGACGACTTAGAAGAGCGCGTTATGAACTTCCTGCGGCGCAACTTCCCGCAGATTCAGATGCACGGCGGCAGTGCAGCCATCCAAGACATCAACCGCGAAGAGGGCTCGGTCACGGTCTCCCTCGGCGGTGCGTGCAGTGGCTGTGGCATCTCGCCGATGACGATTCAGGCGATCAAGAGCCGGATGGTCAAAGAGATTCCCGAAATCAACCAAGTCCACGCCACCACCGGCATGGACGGCATGGACGAGGGAATGGGCCACGGCATGACGCCGAATTTCCCGGGCGACGACGACAGCGACGAAAACGAAGGCCCACAGGCCCCGTTCTAA
- a CDS encoding ketopantoate reductase family protein translates to MDIVVFGAGSLGSLIGGLLAREHDVTLVGRDPHMQAVRESGLHLGGAFDFTVHPEAGTTVPTSADLVVVTVKAFDTEAAARALADCTADALLTLQNGMGNEETLAALLDCSILAGTCTYGAVNPEPGHVYCTGIGDVVLGMPGGGNAPLAARVGEAFETAGIVTTVAADMPLRRWEKLAVNAGINPVTALARIENGEILDGPAHELATEAARETARVAQSLGIDLTEAAAVAAVEAVAAATAENTSSMFQDIRLDRRTEIDAINGYIVAHAGAVPVPVNASLTNLLKAWEKRHARGA, encoded by the coding sequence ATGGATATTGTCGTGTTCGGCGCGGGGAGTTTGGGCAGTCTCATTGGCGGCCTTCTCGCCCGCGAACACGACGTGACGCTCGTCGGACGCGACCCACACATGCAGGCCGTGCGTGAGTCGGGACTCCACCTCGGCGGCGCGTTCGATTTCACTGTCCACCCCGAGGCGGGCACGACCGTTCCCACGAGCGCAGACCTCGTCGTCGTCACCGTCAAGGCCTTCGACACCGAGGCGGCGGCACGCGCCCTCGCGGACTGTACTGCAGACGCCCTGCTCACTCTGCAAAATGGGATGGGCAACGAGGAAACCCTCGCCGCGCTGCTCGATTGTTCCATTCTCGCGGGCACCTGCACCTACGGCGCGGTGAACCCGGAACCGGGCCACGTTTACTGTACGGGCATCGGCGACGTAGTGCTCGGCATGCCGGGCGGCGGGAACGCCCCGCTCGCAGCCCGCGTTGGCGAGGCGTTCGAGACGGCCGGAATCGTCACCACCGTCGCCGCCGACATGCCGCTTCGCCGGTGGGAGAAACTCGCGGTGAATGCGGGAATCAATCCCGTCACTGCCCTCGCGCGCATCGAAAACGGCGAGATCCTTGACGGGCCGGCACACGAGCTGGCAACCGAGGCCGCCCGCGAAACCGCCCGGGTCGCCCAGTCGCTGGGTATCGACCTCACCGAAGCCGCCGCCGTCGCTGCGGTCGAAGCGGTCGCAGCGGCCACGGCTGAAAACACGTCGTCGATGTTCCAAGACATTCGCTTAGACCGGCGGACGGAAATCGACGCCATCAACGGCTACATCGTCGCGCACGCGGGAGCCGTTCCCGTCCCAGTGAACGCGTCGCTCACGAACTTGCTAAAAGCGTGGGAGAAGCGTCACGCACGGGGTGCGTGA
- a CDS encoding DUF7130 family rubredoxin-like protein, with protein sequence MGDTAQTHAEKKLPFGLDVYDEGGEKLGTIRGFDEHGFYVTTNDGPGGLSIEHLRAGHEFGEGELMWRCFSCGEMGDIEDDLPDTCPSCDAPKEDLYYYTED encoded by the coding sequence ATGGGTGACACTGCACAAACACACGCTGAGAAGAAACTCCCGTTCGGCCTTGACGTGTACGACGAAGGTGGCGAGAAACTCGGGACGATTCGCGGGTTCGACGAACACGGCTTCTACGTCACCACGAACGACGGCCCCGGCGGCCTCTCAATTGAGCACCTTCGGGCAGGCCACGAGTTCGGTGAAGGCGAGTTGATGTGGCGCTGTTTCTCGTGTGGCGAGATGGGCGACATCGAAGATGACCTTCCCGACACCTGCCCGTCGTGTGACGCGCCGAAAGAGGACCTCTACTACTACACGGAAGACTGA
- a CDS encoding DNA polymerase II large subunit, producing the protein MRPEDERYFETLENRLDDAMALATKAKEQGNDPKPEVEIPIAKDMADRVENILGIDGVAARVRELEDQMSREEAALELAKDFADGKVGDYETREGKIEGAVRTAVALLTEGVVAAPIEGIDRVEIVPNDDGSEYVRVFYAGPIRSAGGTAQALSVLVADYTRALIGIDQYKPRDDEVERYAEELELYDKETGLQYTPKPKETKFIARNCPICLDGEATGSEEVSGFRDLERVGTNNPRGGMCLVLGEGIAQKAPKIKRYTSALDEIDWPWLDDLIDGTIGKDDGEEETDEEPTEAADADEAEPEPEPEVDGPPRAKPKTKFLRDLIAGRPVFSHPSMPGGFRLRYGRSRNHGFATAGVQPATMHVVDDFLATGTQIKTERPGKAGGVIPVDSIEGPTVKLANGDVRRIDDPAEALKLRNGVVEILDLGEYLVNFGEFVENNHELIPASYVYEWWIQDFEHAGADVQALADDARVDVEHPDPAQALAWAEAYDAPLHPDYTYLWHDLTVEQFETLADTVSQGYLDDGALYVPNTDDARQALEWLLIEHSQGPEEIRIPTWKPFVASLGLSEELDKQWDDLSAESRKWPNAHKAVNEVAPFTLQERAPTRIGNRMGRPEKSEKRDLSPAVHTLFPIGEAGGNQRSVSEAANHFADRNAVRGEVEVTVGKRTCTACGEITFKNKCPKCQSATQPQYECWSCEIEVEPDEAGRAECPRCGKEASSEWRRPVNIREEYRNALDNVGERETSFDILKGVKGLTSKHKTPEPMEKGILRSKNGVSVFKDGTVRYDMTDLPVTAVRADELDVTADQLRELGYYEDMNGDPLEHDDQVVELRVQDIVLSDGAAEHMLRIGGFVDDLLTQYYDLEPFYEFEDRQDLVGELVFGMAPHTSAAVVGRVIGFTSAAVGYAHPYFHAAKRRNCFYPTTKVWFADEAGEWHYDEIKSLVEERLENPREDDFGTLVSELDGDVFVPSVTDEGEVVRKRVEAVSKHPSPDHLIQIETRSGRELKVTPEHEVQVYDFDNDSVTGKKALELSTDDCLVTPTQLNLETRSTTNQKFDLLSEFLEIDSIDNSCLMIHGLEKDTLYQVFEENLSGQWDGEFYALKTTAKILGINHKTLSNYLYRESFPADLLCEILGSEQALLEFVPDDVMLGMKRDTAKIKRTVELTERLSTLLGYYTAEGFAREQETPKGPIHQTTICGTEIQAREFFIDALEQEFEVNPYKENEAKVTASGRLLRTFFDSVIEAGIFAHTKRVPQCIFDSTDEIVAAYLRGYFSGDGHTTSNYLSVQATTVSLELTEDLLALLTKLGIKARVDRKPPVKLCEKFPDFYSIDDSLTSRPSFVIMISSEDAREFASTIGFHLTRKQEILSRVSNSTQISSRRVFDGGDSDVLIESISSVQILESDAEYLYDITVSDTHSLIANDLGVKQCDGDEDCVMLLMDGLLNFSKQYLPNKRGGRMDAPLVMSSRIDPSEIDDEAHNMDIVDRYPREFYEATREMADPGDVDIKIAEANLGTDREYTEFRHTHDTSNIALGPDLSAYKTLGSMMDKMEAQLELARKLRAVDETDVAERVIEYHFMPDIIGNLRAFSRQKTRCLDCGKKFRRFPLSGDCNECGGRVNLTVHEGSVKKYVDTAIRVADEYGAREYTKQRLDILDQSIRSVFENDKNKASKISDFM; encoded by the coding sequence ATGAGGCCGGAAGACGAGCGCTACTTCGAGACGCTCGAAAACCGCTTAGACGATGCGATGGCGCTCGCGACGAAGGCAAAAGAGCAGGGCAACGACCCCAAACCCGAAGTCGAGATTCCGATTGCCAAAGACATGGCAGACCGCGTCGAGAACATCCTCGGCATCGACGGGGTCGCCGCCCGCGTCCGCGAACTCGAAGACCAGATGAGCCGTGAGGAGGCGGCGCTCGAACTCGCCAAAGACTTCGCAGACGGCAAAGTCGGTGACTACGAAACCCGCGAAGGAAAAATCGAAGGTGCGGTCAGGACGGCGGTTGCCCTCCTCACCGAAGGCGTGGTCGCCGCACCCATCGAGGGCATCGACCGCGTCGAAATCGTCCCGAACGACGACGGCAGCGAGTACGTCCGCGTGTTTTACGCCGGCCCGATTCGCTCTGCGGGTGGGACGGCACAAGCGCTGTCCGTGCTCGTCGCAGACTACACCCGCGCGCTCATCGGCATCGACCAGTACAAACCGCGCGACGACGAGGTCGAACGCTACGCAGAAGAGCTCGAACTCTACGACAAAGAGACCGGCCTCCAGTACACGCCAAAGCCCAAAGAGACGAAGTTCATCGCCCGCAACTGCCCCATCTGCTTAGACGGGGAGGCAACCGGCAGCGAGGAGGTTTCCGGGTTTCGCGACCTAGAGCGCGTCGGCACGAACAACCCTCGCGGTGGGATGTGTCTCGTCCTCGGTGAAGGGATTGCCCAGAAAGCGCCGAAAATCAAGCGTTACACCTCCGCACTCGACGAAATCGACTGGCCGTGGCTCGACGACCTCATCGACGGCACCATTGGCAAAGACGACGGGGAGGAGGAAACTGACGAAGAGCCCACAGAGGCCGCAGACGCAGACGAGGCCGAACCCGAGCCGGAACCAGAAGTCGACGGGCCACCGCGCGCCAAACCCAAGACCAAGTTTCTGCGCGACCTGATTGCGGGCCGCCCCGTCTTTTCCCACCCGAGCATGCCCGGCGGCTTTCGCCTGCGCTACGGCCGCTCGCGCAACCACGGCTTCGCAACCGCGGGCGTCCAACCCGCCACGATGCACGTCGTAGACGACTTCCTCGCAACGGGCACCCAAATCAAGACCGAACGCCCCGGGAAAGCCGGTGGGGTCATCCCCGTTGACTCCATCGAAGGCCCCACGGTCAAACTCGCAAACGGGGACGTGCGCCGCATTGATGACCCCGCAGAGGCGCTGAAACTCCGCAATGGTGTGGTCGAAATCTTAGACCTCGGGGAGTACCTCGTCAACTTCGGCGAGTTCGTCGAGAACAACCACGAGTTGATTCCCGCGTCGTATGTCTACGAGTGGTGGATTCAGGACTTCGAGCACGCGGGCGCAGATGTCCAAGCGCTCGCAGACGACGCGCGCGTAGACGTAGAACACCCTGACCCAGCCCAAGCGCTTGCGTGGGCCGAGGCGTACGACGCGCCACTGCATCCCGACTACACCTACCTCTGGCACGACCTCACCGTCGAGCAGTTCGAAACGCTCGCAGACACCGTTTCGCAGGGGTATCTCGATGACGGGGCGCTCTACGTGCCGAACACGGACGACGCGAGACAGGCGCTCGAATGGCTCCTCATCGAGCACTCACAGGGCCCAGAGGAGATTCGCATCCCGACGTGGAAACCGTTCGTCGCGTCGCTCGGCCTCAGCGAGGAGTTAGACAAACAATGGGACGACCTCTCTGCTGAATCCCGAAAATGGCCAAATGCACACAAAGCCGTGAACGAAGTCGCTCCGTTCACCCTCCAAGAACGCGCGCCGACCCGCATCGGGAACCGCATGGGGCGGCCCGAAAAATCGGAAAAGCGCGACCTGAGTCCGGCGGTTCACACCCTGTTCCCGATTGGTGAGGCCGGGGGCAATCAGCGCTCGGTTTCGGAAGCCGCGAACCACTTCGCCGACCGCAACGCCGTCCGCGGCGAGGTCGAAGTCACCGTAGGCAAGCGCACCTGCACCGCCTGTGGCGAAATCACGTTCAAAAACAAGTGCCCGAAGTGCCAGAGTGCGACCCAACCCCAGTACGAGTGTTGGAGCTGTGAAATCGAGGTCGAACCCGACGAAGCAGGCCGTGCAGAGTGCCCGCGCTGTGGCAAGGAAGCCTCCAGTGAATGGCGCCGCCCGGTCAACATCCGCGAGGAGTACCGCAACGCCCTCGATAACGTGGGCGAACGCGAGACCTCCTTTGACATCCTGAAAGGCGTGAAAGGCCTCACATCGAAACATAAGACGCCCGAACCGATGGAGAAGGGCATCCTCCGGAGCAAAAACGGCGTCTCCGTGTTCAAAGACGGCACCGTCCGCTACGACATGACCGACCTGCCCGTCACTGCCGTCCGCGCGGACGAACTCGACGTCACCGCCGACCAACTGCGCGAACTCGGCTACTACGAGGACATGAACGGCGACCCCCTCGAACACGACGACCAAGTGGTCGAACTCCGGGTGCAGGACATCGTCCTCTCAGACGGCGCGGCAGAACACATGCTCCGCATCGGCGGCTTTGTCGATGACTTGCTGACCCAGTACTACGACCTCGAACCGTTCTACGAGTTCGAAGACCGGCAGGATTTGGTCGGCGAACTCGTTTTCGGGATGGCTCCCCACACGAGTGCCGCAGTCGTCGGCCGCGTGATTGGCTTCACGAGTGCGGCAGTGGGATATGCACATCCGTACTTTCACGCGGCAAAACGGCGGAATTGCTTCTACCCGACGACCAAGGTTTGGTTCGCGGACGAAGCAGGCGAGTGGCACTACGACGAGATTAAGTCGCTTGTCGAGGAGCGTCTCGAAAATCCACGCGAGGACGACTTTGGGACGCTCGTTTCGGAACTTGATGGTGACGTGTTCGTGCCTTCGGTGACTGATGAGGGTGAAGTCGTTCGAAAACGGGTTGAAGCAGTCTCGAAGCACCCCTCTCCTGACCATCTGATTCAAATCGAGACGCGCAGTGGACGAGAGCTAAAAGTCACGCCGGAACACGAAGTCCAAGTTTACGACTTCGATAATGATTCAGTGACCGGCAAAAAGGCACTGGAACTCTCTACTGATGACTGTCTTGTTACACCAACGCAGTTGAATCTGGAAACTCGTTCCACTACAAATCAGAAATTCGACCTTTTATCCGAATTTCTTGAAATCGACTCAATCGACAATAGTTGTTTGATGATTCATGGTTTAGAGAAAGATACGCTCTATCAGGTATTTGAAGAGAATCTATCTGGCCAGTGGGATGGTGAGTTCTATGCTCTCAAAACCACAGCAAAGATTCTCGGTATCAACCACAAAACACTGAGTAACTATTTATACCGTGAAAGTTTCCCTGCTGACCTTCTCTGCGAAATTCTTGGTTCTGAACAAGCGCTGTTAGAGTTCGTCCCAGATGATGTGATGCTTGGGATGAAGCGAGATACAGCGAAGATAAAACGGACTGTTGAATTAACTGAACGGCTTTCGACTCTATTAGGATATTATACAGCAGAAGGTTTCGCAAGAGAACAGGAAACTCCAAAAGGACCTATTCATCAGACAACTATCTGCGGAACCGAAATACAGGCGCGTGAATTCTTCATTGACGCTCTTGAGCAAGAATTTGAAGTCAATCCCTACAAAGAAAATGAGGCCAAAGTCACCGCTTCTGGCCGTCTGTTACGCACTTTCTTCGACTCAGTTATTGAAGCAGGAATCTTCGCTCATACGAAGCGTGTCCCACAATGCATATTTGATTCAACAGACGAAATTGTTGCAGCCTACTTGAGAGGATACTTCAGTGGAGATGGTCACACAACCTCTAACTATCTCTCCGTTCAGGCAACTACTGTAAGTTTAGAACTCACTGAAGATCTTCTTGCTCTGCTAACCAAACTCGGAATCAAAGCTCGGGTTGACCGCAAGCCTCCTGTAAAACTCTGTGAAAAATTCCCAGATTTCTATTCGATAGACGATTCACTGACATCCCGACCTTCGTTTGTGATCATGATTTCTTCAGAAGATGCACGAGAATTTGCATCGACTATCGGATTTCATCTCACTCGAAAACAGGAGATTCTATCTCGGGTTTCAAATTCCACTCAAATATCCTCCCGTCGAGTCTTCGATGGTGGCGACTCTGATGTCCTGATAGAATCTATTAGTAGCGTCCAAATTCTTGAAAGCGATGCCGAATATCTCTATGATATCACCGTTTCTGACACCCACTCATTGATTGCCAATGATCTTGGGGTTAAGCAATGTGACGGGGATGAAGATTGCGTCATGCTCCTCATGGACGGCCTGCTCAACTTCTCGAAGCAGTACCTTCCGAACAAGCGCGGCGGCCGCATGGACGCTCCGCTCGTCATGTCCTCGCGCATCGACCCCTCGGAAATCGACGACGAGGCGCACAACATGGACATCGTGGACCGCTATCCCCGCGAGTTCTACGAGGCGACCCGCGAGATGGCAGACCCCGGCGACGTGGACATCAAAATCGCCGAGGCAAATCTCGGGACCGACCGCGAGTACACCGAGTTTCGCCACACCCACGACACCTCGAACATCGCGCTCGGCCCTGACCTCTCTGCGTACAAAACGCTCGGGTCGATGATGGACAAGATGGAGGCGCAACTCGAACTCGCGCGAAAGCTTCGGGCCGTCGATGAAACCGACGTCGCAGAGCGCGTCATCGAGTACCACTTCATGCCCGACATCATCGGCAACCTCCGGGCGTTCTCCCGCCAGAAGACGCGGTGTCTCGACTGCGGCAAGAAGTTCCGTCGCTTCCCGCTCTCTGGTGACTGCAACGAGTGTGGCGGCCGGGTCAATCTCACTGTCCACGAAGGCTCCGTGAAAAAGTACGTGGACACCGCCATCCGCGTCGCAGACGAGTACGGCGCACGCGAATACACCAAACAGCGTCTCGACATCCTCGACCAGTCGATTCGCTCGGTGTTCGAGAATGACAAAAACAAGGCGTCGAAGATTTCTGATTTCATGTAG
- a CDS encoding PPC domain-containing DNA-binding protein, whose product MHYREVSTAREFVTRLETGADWREELESLAAAEGIDAAFFFGLGAVQDAEVWFYDQTDTEYYPVEFDEPLEVAACVGNISWLDDERFAHTHAVLSRADGETLAGHLNAGTVFAGEVYVKTFEEPLERTFDDTTELDLWPL is encoded by the coding sequence ATGCACTATCGGGAAGTCTCCACCGCCCGCGAGTTCGTCACTCGCTTAGAGACGGGTGCCGACTGGCGCGAAGAGCTCGAATCCCTCGCCGCCGCCGAAGGCATCGACGCAGCGTTCTTTTTCGGACTCGGTGCGGTGCAGGACGCAGAAGTCTGGTTCTACGACCAGACCGACACGGAGTACTATCCCGTCGAATTCGACGAACCGCTCGAAGTCGCCGCCTGCGTGGGCAACATCTCGTGGCTCGACGACGAGCGCTTCGCCCACACCCACGCCGTCCTCTCGCGGGCGGACGGCGAGACTCTCGCTGGCCACCTCAACGCGGGCACCGTGTTCGCCGGTGAGGTGTACGTGAAAACCTTCGAGGAACCGCTCGAACGAACCTTTGACGACACCACGGAACTCGACCTCTGGCCGCTATGA
- a CDS encoding DUF7556 family protein, with translation MAPDITARSEPVFDEAEVMASVDEAGSISRLIIADICRDDAWVSCPVNNTVTLSAWA, from the coding sequence ATGGCACCGGACATTACGGCTCGGTCGGAACCGGTCTTTGACGAAGCCGAGGTTATGGCCTCGGTCGATGAAGCGGGGAGCATCTCCCGACTCATCATTGCCGACATTTGCCGTGATGACGCATGGGTATCGTGTCCGGTCAACAACACCGTGACACTCTCGGCCTGGGCATAA
- a CDS encoding ABC transporter substrate-binding protein: MTDSNSLNRRRFLQATGAAATAMALAGCTGGGGDEETTTTGGETTDGGDTTTTEEMEAQTGGTLNLINSTMTTLDPIKATDTASGRVIRQIFDNLMIYPNGETAVVQSLAEDYTTNDDFTQYTFTLKDATYHDGSQVTAADFVYSWERLAASENSRRTYFILDSLGMVHETDSDDAYVPGSISAEATSDTELTFELEQAFASTLAMLAYTSFACIPEGIVGDIEGYDGEMEHSEFATSNPIGCGPFKFGNWDQGSNASVTRYEDYHGEKAYLDSVNWEIIEDDNAAYEWSMDKKSDFLSIPTPQYDPGLVSVDNTDDLGRDIGTYGPVRNGETVNYVRVPEISTFYFGFNTASVPKPVRQAVAYVTNQKEFAEQVFKSRVAPAYHLTPPLIYPGAGNAYNTHAEESYPYGYNQADVQGAQQVMEEAGYGEDNRYSLTFTHYTSETWSQIAEILQGRLGAAYIDLEIEQAEFAAMLERGRNGNLEAYTLGWIADWPGADNFLQLIYPPRTDTSQEGPLSYTNWSGTEASDRAEEAFQRVLDNRAPTEEAEQIRNEAYVEMEEANWEDVVFVNTFHNLRERFYYNNVHVPVFGGMGTSRQMLNRTWKEQ, encoded by the coding sequence ATGACAGACAGTAACAGCCTCAACCGACGTCGCTTCCTGCAAGCGACGGGTGCAGCTGCGACCGCGATGGCACTTGCCGGATGTACCGGCGGTGGCGGTGACGAAGAAACGACGACCACCGGCGGCGAGACCACCGACGGCGGCGACACGACGACGACGGAGGAGATGGAGGCCCAGACGGGTGGAACCCTCAACCTCATCAACTCCACGATGACGACGCTCGACCCAATCAAGGCCACAGACACGGCGTCGGGCCGCGTCATTCGTCAGATCTTCGACAACCTCATGATCTACCCGAACGGGGAGACGGCGGTTGTCCAGAGCCTCGCAGAAGACTATACCACGAACGACGACTTCACGCAGTATACGTTCACGCTCAAAGACGCCACGTACCACGACGGGTCGCAGGTCACAGCGGCTGACTTCGTCTACTCCTGGGAGCGCCTCGCGGCCTCCGAGAACTCGCGGCGTACCTACTTCATTCTCGACTCGCTCGGCATGGTCCACGAGACCGACTCCGACGATGCCTACGTGCCCGGCTCGATTTCCGCGGAAGCGACGAGCGACACCGAACTCACCTTCGAGCTTGAGCAGGCATTCGCGTCCACCCTCGCGATGCTCGCCTACACCTCCTTCGCCTGCATTCCAGAAGGCATCGTTGGCGACATCGAGGGCTACGACGGTGAGATGGAACACAGCGAATTCGCAACGAGCAACCCAATCGGCTGTGGGCCGTTCAAGTTCGGCAACTGGGACCAGGGTTCGAACGCCTCGGTCACGCGCTACGAGGACTACCACGGCGAGAAGGCCTACCTCGACAGCGTCAACTGGGAAATCATCGAAGACGACAACGCGGCGTACGAGTGGTCGATGGACAAGAAGTCCGACTTCCTCTCCATTCCGACCCCACAGTACGACCCCGGCCTCGTCTCCGTTGACAACACCGACGACCTCGGCCGCGACATCGGTACCTACGGTCCCGTCCGCAACGGCGAGACGGTCAACTACGTCCGCGTGCCAGAGATTTCGACCTTCTACTTCGGCTTCAACACGGCAAGCGTGCCAAAGCCAGTCCGTCAGGCAGTCGCCTACGTGACCAACCAGAAAGAGTTCGCAGAGCAGGTGTTCAAGAGCCGCGTCGCACCGGCGTACCACCTCACGCCACCGCTCATCTACCCAGGTGCAGGGAACGCGTACAACACCCACGCAGAAGAGAGCTACCCGTACGGCTACAACCAAGCAGACGTACAGGGCGCACAGCAGGTCATGGAAGAAGCCGGCTACGGCGAGGACAACCGCTACAGCCTGACCTTCACCCACTACACCTCCGAGACGTGGAGCCAGATTGCAGAGATCCTCCAGGGTCGTCTCGGCGCAGCCTACATCGACCTCGAAATCGAGCAGGCAGAGTTCGCCGCGATGCTCGAGCGCGGTCGCAACGGCAACTTAGAAGCCTACACCCTCGGCTGGATCGCTGACTGGCCGGGTGCAGACAACTTCCTGCAGCTCATCTACCCACCACGCACGGACACCTCCCAAGAGGGGCCACTCTCCTACACGAACTGGAGCGGCACCGAGGCGTCCGACCGCGCAGAAGAAGCCTTCCAGCGCGTCCTCGACAACCGCGCCCCAACGGAAGAAGCAGAGCAAATCCGTAACGAAGCGTACGTCGAGATGGAAGAAGCAAACTGGGAGGACGTCGTGTTCGTCAACACGTTCCACAACCTCCGCGAGCGCTTCTACTACAACAACGTTCACGTGCCAGTGTTCGGTGGCATGGGGACCTCGCGTCAGATGCTTAACCGCACCTGGAAAGAACAGTAA
- a CDS encoding ABC transporter permease, giving the protein MSRWSYFLRRVLLAIPILVFSTSITFLIIRVGPVDPVASILGPTGSAEAYHEIAVRLGLETVSGEPVPIWEQYFQFLWDLFTFNLGQSWVISPDTTVYQVIATRAPRTIWLGFWSVLIAIFIGIPLGFYAGLHPNTWSDYIASFGGIVWRAMPNFWLAVILVSLLTQSQKVLFGFNWSAWIVETNIIRSPELTNLSDPSRLLAAVKQIMPAALVLGSSSMGNEMRIGRTAVLETINSNYVETARAKGLPRRAIVWKHVFRNALIPLVPIITGEAFLLIGGSVLVETVFAINGIGKLFFDATVQGDLPLVGSLMYIFILLTLSVNILQDFLYTVIDPRVGYDNN; this is encoded by the coding sequence GTGAGTCGCTGGAGCTACTTCCTCCGGCGGGTGCTGCTCGCGATTCCTATCCTCGTGTTCTCGACCTCCATCACCTTCCTGATTATCCGGGTAGGGCCGGTCGACCCGGTCGCGTCGATTCTCGGGCCGACAGGATCTGCAGAAGCATACCACGAAATTGCCGTCCGCCTCGGCCTCGAAACAGTAAGCGGTGAGCCAGTGCCCATCTGGGAACAGTACTTCCAGTTCCTCTGGGACCTGTTCACCTTCAACCTCGGGCAGTCCTGGGTCATCAGCCCTGACACCACCGTCTACCAAGTCATCGCCACGCGTGCGCCGCGCACCATCTGGCTCGGCTTCTGGTCGGTCCTGATTGCCATCTTCATTGGCATCCCGCTCGGTTTTTACGCCGGACTCCACCCAAACACCTGGAGCGACTACATCGCCTCGTTCGGAGGGATTGTCTGGCGGGCAATGCCGAACTTCTGGCTCGCCGTGATTCTGGTGAGTCTGCTCACCCAGTCACAGAAGGTTCTGTTCGGCTTCAACTGGAGTGCGTGGATCGTCGAAACGAACATCATTCGCTCTCCTGAACTCACGAACCTCTCAGACCCGAGCCGACTGCTCGCGGCGGTCAAACAGATTATGCCCGCCGCGCTGGTGCTCGGGTCGTCTTCGATGGGTAACGAGATGCGTATTGGCCGGACGGCGGTGTTAGAGACCATCAACTCGAACTACGTCGAGACAGCGCGTGCAAAGGGACTGCCCCGGCGCGCAATCGTCTGGAAGCACGTGTTCAGAAACGCGCTCATCCCGCTCGTCCCCATCATCACGGGTGAGGCGTTCTTGCTCATCGGTGGTTCCGTGCTCGTCGAAACCGTCTTCGCCATCAACGGGATTGGCAAGCTATTCTTCGACGCGACCGTCCAAGGCGACCTCCCACTCGTGGGGTCGCTCATGTACATCTTCATCCTGCTTACGCTCTCTGTGAACATCCTGCAGGACTTCCTGTACACCGTCATCGACCCACGAGTCGGCTACGATAACAACTAA